The window CGCTCCACATGAGCCGCATCGTCCCGATCTACGGACTCACCGAAGGCCTGACCCAGCGGCCCATGCGCACCCTTCTCTATCGCGCCCTCGAGCGCTTTGCCGCCGAGATCCGTGACCCGCTTCCCGAGGATCTGCGCCGTCGCCGCGGGCTCGTGTCCGCCGTCGATGCCTACCGGGCGATTCACTTCCCCGACGCCCTCGAAGCCGCCGAGACCGCCCGCCGGCGCTTCGTGTTCGAGGACTTCCTCTTGCTCCAGGTGGGGCTCGCCATCCGGCGCCGGCGCGAGGGGGCGCGTCGCGGTCACGCGATCGCGCCTCCGGGGCGTCTCGTCGGGGGGCTGCTGACCACGCTCCCGTTCGCCCTGACGGGGGCGCAGCGCCGCGTGTGGGAAGAGATCCGCGCCGACCTCGCGCGGCCGACGCCGATGAATCGTCTGCTCCAGGGCGACGTGGGGTCGGGCAAGACGGTCGTCGCCGTCATGGCCCTCCTCACCGCCGTCGAGGCGGGCTACCAGGGCGTCCTGATGGCGCCCACCGAGATCCTGGCCGAGCAGCACTTCGCGACCGTCGAGGCCCTCGTCCAGCCGCTCGGCATCGGCCTGGCACTCCTCACGTCCGGCCAGAAGGCGAAGCAGCGCGAGATCGCGCTGGCCGCGGCCGAGAGCGGCGCGGCCCCCCTGGTGGTCGGGACGCACGCGCTGATCCAGGAAGGGGTGGCGTTCCGCCGCCTCGGGCTCGCGGTGGTGGACGAGCAGCACCGGTTCGGCGTGCTTCAGCGGGCCGGCCTCCGCGCCAAGGGGGAACATCCGGACGTGCTGGTGATGACGGCCACGCCCATTCCCCGGACGCTTGCCCTCACCCTGTATGGAGACCTCGATGTGTCGGTGCTGGACGAGCTCCCCCCGGGACGCCAGCCGATCACCACCGCCTGGCGCACCGAGGCCAAGCGCCGGGAGATCTACGACTTCATCCGGAAGGAGCTCGCGGGCGGCCGCCAGGCCTACGTCGTCTATCCCCTCGTGGAAGAAACCGAGGCCTCCGACCTCCGGGCGGCGACCGCGATGGCCGAGCGCCTCGCCAGCGAGGTCTTCCCGGACCGCCGCGTCGGCCTCATGCACGGGCGGCTTGGCTTCGACGCCAAGGATGCCGTGATGCGGGCCTTCAAGGCCGGCGAGCTCGACGTCCTGGTGGCGACCACGGTCATCGAGGTCGGGATCGACGTCCCCAACGCCAGCGTCATGCTCATCGAGCACGCCGAGCGCTTCGGTCTCGCCCAGCTCCATCAGCTCCGCGGGCGGGTGGGCCGCGGCGCCGCGCGGTCGTACTGTATCCTGCTGGCGTCCGGGCTCCTCTCCGACGAGGCTCAGCGACGGCTCCAGGCGATGTGCGAGACCCAGGATGGCTTCCGCATCGCCGAGGTGGATCTGGAGATCCGAGGCCCCGGCGAGTTCTTCGGTACCCGGCAGGCGGGACTCCCCGAGTTCCGCGCCGCGAACCTCCTGACCGACGGCCGGCTCCTCGAGGAGGCCCGAGCCGAGGCCGTCGGCCTCGTCGAGCGCGACCCGGGCCTCCGCCTTGCGGAGCACGCGGGGCTGCGTGAGGCGCTGCTGGCGCGGTGGCGGGAGCGGCTGGACCTGGCCTCGGTCGGCTAGCGGTGAGTCGGAGTAACCCGACGCCGGGCACCGAGCGCGTGGTGCATCGATGCGAGTGATCGGGGGAGCCGACCGGGGGCGCCGGCTCGCAGCGCCGCGCGGGATGCGGACGCGACCCACCGCCGACCGGGTCCGCGAGGCGCTCTTCGACATCCTCGGGCCCTCGGTGACGGGGCTGCGGGTGCTCGACCTCTTCGCGGGGACCGGCGCGGTCGGAATCGAGGCCCTGTCGCGCGGCGCCGCCCGCGCGGTGTTCGTCGAGCGCGACCGGGCGGCACTCCGGGCCCTGCGCGCCAATCTGGCCGCCCTGCGCCTCCCGCGCGAGCGGGCGCGCGTGGTGGCCGGCGACGCGTTGAGCGTGATCCCGGCGCT of the Candidatus Methylomirabilota bacterium genome contains:
- the recG gene encoding ATP-dependent DNA helicase RecG: MTQARPPSPPTERPVASRPSGVSGLPTPLQYLKGVGPQRAQLLERLGLLTVGDALNWFPRRYEDRRHLVPFRKLRVGETQATGGTVVGVSAPPRGRSRVPLHVLFRDETGFFSGLWFNAPYLAQVFRRGQRVVLYGKVVLGRNRKAAMQNPEFEIMEDEEDASLHMSRIVPIYGLTEGLTQRPMRTLLYRALERFAAEIRDPLPEDLRRRRGLVSAVDAYRAIHFPDALEAAETARRRFVFEDFLLLQVGLAIRRRREGARRGHAIAPPGRLVGGLLTTLPFALTGAQRRVWEEIRADLARPTPMNRLLQGDVGSGKTVVAVMALLTAVEAGYQGVLMAPTEILAEQHFATVEALVQPLGIGLALLTSGQKAKQREIALAAAESGAAPLVVGTHALIQEGVAFRRLGLAVVDEQHRFGVLQRAGLRAKGEHPDVLVMTATPIPRTLALTLYGDLDVSVLDELPPGRQPITTAWRTEAKRREIYDFIRKELAGGRQAYVVYPLVEETEASDLRAATAMAERLASEVFPDRRVGLMHGRLGFDAKDAVMRAFKAGELDVLVATTVIEVGIDVPNASVMLIEHAERFGLAQLHQLRGRVGRGAARSYCILLASGLLSDEAQRRLQAMCETQDGFRIAEVDLEIRGPGEFFGTRQAGLPEFRAANLLTDGRLLEEARAEAVGLVERDPGLRLAEHAGLREALLARWRERLDLASVG
- the rsmD gene encoding 16S rRNA (guanine(966)-N(2))-methyltransferase RsmD, coding for MRVIGGADRGRRLAAPRGMRTRPTADRVREALFDILGPSVTGLRVLDLFAGTGAVGIEALSRGAARAVFVERDRAALRALRANLAALRLPRERARVVAGDALSVIPALAPSEAAFDLVFLDPPYAGDLAARALRAVAGSGWLHGDTRVVVQHFTKTPLPCPAGLAGDRAPRRFGETTLTFFRPEGYTPVGLRP